One Malus sylvestris chromosome 14, drMalSylv7.2, whole genome shotgun sequence DNA segment encodes these proteins:
- the LOC126600378 gene encoding UPF0481 protein At3g47200-like, whose amino-acid sequence MPGNIETGPSEPSPAATARGHRGEEIIPEGSNSEGHPENEKEEIPRTRDGNSVSIYKVPASLAEISRKATEPEMVFVGPWHCDKRSQSEFESTKHLYLAALLDRTKRNKKDYLEAMRAIDESTRSCYSKDHRCKFFSELKGDEFVEMMVLDGCFIIELFHRMNTEDPMEKNDPILSRPWLIPIVTRDLLKLENQIPFSVLQKLHFVSTNQLQEKAKGYSLVLLALNLFNNLLHRPIDVLKKSQPSEDPKHLLDLVYSSFCPQKQSTNPNDPSTNKTKKQKNPNDPSPKYRPSSESIQCTVQLRSSGINFKPQRADSFLNINFQGSICKVLQIPPIAINDFTTTLFINCMAWEQCYQNNPTWFTTYIAFMSNLITSPRDVTLLCSDGIITSGFLYNDHNVAELFKKLGEKAVFNIRECYLSKQFRDVEAYYSSHWATFIRTYFSKPWSFISVLYAIVLLFLTGGQTAMSILSYINDRSKNCTNACG is encoded by the coding sequence ATGCCTGGCAATATTGAAACCGGACCTTCCGAGCCTAGCCCTGCAGCTACTGCGCGAGGGCACCGAGGGGAAGAAATAATTCCCGAGGGTAGCAATTCAGAAGGGCACCCGGagaatgaaaaagaagaaattccCAGAACAAGGGATGGGAACTCGGTGTCCATATACAAAGTTCCTGCCAGCCTCGCTGAAATCAGTCGGAAAGCCACTGAGCCTGAAATGGTCTTCGTTGGGCCATGGCACTGCGACAAGAGAAGCCAATCGGAATTTGAGAGCACCAAGCATTTGTATCTAGCTGCCTTACTTGATCGAACAAAGCGTAACAAAAAAGACTACTTGGAAGCCATGAGAGCTATCGATGAAAGCACAAGAAGTTGCTACTCCAAAGATCATCGTTGTAAGTTCTTCTCCGAGTTGAAGGGAGATGAATTTGTTGAAATGATGGTGCTTGATGGGTGCTTTATCATTGAGCTTTTTCATCGTATGAATACGGAAGATCCCATGGAGAAAAACGATCCCATCTTAAGCAGGCCATGGTTGATTCCAATTGTCACTAGGGACCTCCTCAAGCTTGAAAATCAAATCCCTTTCTCCGTCCTCCAAAAATTACACTTTGTCTCCACGAATCAACTTCAAGAGAAAGCAAAGGGCTATTCTCTAGTCCTTCTTGCGTTGAATTTGTTCAATAATTTGTTGCATCGACCTATTGACGTGCTTAAAAAGTCACAACCGTCAGAGGACCCCAAGCACTTACTTGACTTGGTTTACTCGAGCTTCTGTCCCCAAAAACAAAGTACAAATCCAAATGATCCATCGACCaataaaaccaaaaaacaaaaaaatccaaatgaCCCTTCTCCAAAGTACCGTCCATCCTCCGAGTCAATCCAGTGTACCGTACAACTAAGATCCTCCGGGATCAACTTCAAGCCACAAAGAGCGGACAGCTTCTTGAACATCAATTTCCAAGGTAGCATATGTAAGGTACTACAAATCCCACCTATAGCAATTAACGACTTCACCACTACCCTCTTCATCAACTGCATGGCCTGGGAACAATGCTACCAAAACAATCCTACGTGGTTCACCACCTATATTGCTTTCATGAGCAACCTCATCACTTCACCTAGAGACGTCACACTCCTGTGTTCTGATGGGATCATCACTAGTGGCTTCTTATACAACGACCACAACGTAGCGGAGCTGTTCAAAAAGTTGGGGGAAAAGGCTGTCTTCAACATAAGGGAATGCTACCTCTCCAAGCAATTCAGAGATGTGGAGGCATATTACAGCAGCCATTGGGCTACTTTCATCCGAACTTATTTTAGCAAGCCATGGTCCTTCATCTCAGTTCTCTACGCCATCGTCCTTCTTTTTTTAACCGGGGGCCAAACTGCCATGTCTATCTTGAGCTACATAAACGACCGTAGTAAGAATTGCACGAATGCATGTGGGTAA